A window of Rhododendron vialii isolate Sample 1 chromosome 13a, ASM3025357v1 contains these coding sequences:
- the LOC131312732 gene encoding fimbrin-2, translated as MAGYVGILVSDPWLQNQFTQVELRSLKSHFIAMRRENGHLTLAEMPAKMSRLKHVGENLTEQERDSFLRDSYEKLDDDVDFELFLRVYLKLQAHISARLGGGAKNSSAFLKSPTSTLLHTISASEKASYVSHINNYLAEDEFLKGYLPIDPSTNDVFEIAKDGVLLCKLINVAVPGTIDERAINTKRVLNPWEMNENHTLCLNSAKAIGCTVVNIGTQDFIEGRRHLVLGLISQIIKIQLLADLNLRKTPQLVQLVDDSKDVEELMSLAPEKILLRWMNFQLKKAEYPKTITNFSSDIKDAEAYAHLLKILAPEHNNPSTLAVKDTLERAKLVLEHADKMGCKRYLTARDIVEGSPNLNLAFVAHVFQRRNGLSTQTKQISFLETSLDDALISREEKAFRFWINSLGHSTYIDNVFEDLRNGWVLLQTLDKVSPGIVNWKVASRPPIKMPFRKVENCNQVVKIGKQLKFSLVNIAGTDIVQGNKKLILAYLWQLMRYNMLQLLKLLRFHSHGKELTDADILEWANSKVKMSGSQRHMASFKDKGLSNSIFFLELLSAVEPRAVNWSLVTKGETEEEKRMNATYIISIARKLGCSIFLLPEDVTEVNQKMILTLTASIMYWFLKQRIEERPCGASDTESGSQSETTSNSTIDDTASESSTD; from the exons ATGGCCGGTTACGTTGGGATCTTGGTATCAGATCCATGGCTCCAGAACCAGTTCACTCAGGTCGAGCTCCGCAGCTTGAAATCTCAC TTCATTGcgatgaggagagagaatggcCATCTCACGCTCGCCGAGATGCCGGCGAAGATGTCGAGGCTGAAGCACGTCGGAGAGAATCTCACGGAGCAGGAGAGAGACTCGTTTCTCCGAGATTCGTACGAGAAATTGGACGACGACGTTGATTTCGAACTCTTTCTTCGG GTTTATTTGAAACTCCAAGCTCATATAAGCGCAAGATTGGGGGGCGGGGCAAAGAACTCATCTGCATTCCTCAAGTCTCCAACTTCTACACTGCTTCACACGATTAGTGCATCCGAAAAGGCATCATACGTCTCACATATCAACAACTACCTCGCAGAAGACGAGTTTTTAAAGGGATACCTTCCGATAGACCCTTCAACAAATGATGTCTTTGAGATTGCGAAAGATGGAGTTCTTTTATG TAAGCTGATTAACGTGGCAGTTCCCGGTACAATTGATGAACGGGCCATCAATACTAAGCGAGTGCTAAATCCATGGGAAATGAATGAAAATCATACTCTTTGCCTCAACTCTGCCAAGGCCATTGGATGTACCGTAGTCAATATAGGGACTCAGGACTTCATAGAAGGAAGG AGGCATCTTGTGCTTGGATTGATATCTCAAATCATTAAA ATACAATTATTGGCAGACCTCAATTTAAGGAAAACACCACAgttggtgcagttggttgatGATAGTAAG GATGTGGAGGAGCTGATGAGTTTGGCACCAGAGAAGATTTTGCTGAGGTGGATGAATTTTCAGCTGAAAAAAGCAGAATACCCAAAAACAATCACAAACTTCTCTTCTGACATAAAG GATGCAGAGGCTTATGCTCACCTTTTAAAGATTCTTGCTCCTGAGCACAATAACCCATCTACATTGGCTGTTAAAGATACATTAGAAAGAGCAAAGTTAGTTCTTGAACATGCCGATAAGATGGGTTGCAAGAGATACTTGACTGCAAGAGATATTGTAGAAGGTTCTCCAAATCTGAACCTTGCTTTTGTGGCACATGTCTTCCAGCGTAG GAATGGGCTCTCgacccaaacaaaacaaatttcttttcttgaaaCCTCACTGGATGATGCACTGATCTCAAGAGAAGAGAAAGCATTTCGATTTTGGATTAACAGCCTTGGTCATTCAACATATATTGATAATGTATTTGAAGATCTTAGAAACGG TTGGGTGCTCTTACAGACCCTTGACAAGGTGTCACCAGGAATTGTCAATTGGAAGGTTGCATCTAGGCCTCCAATTAAAATGCCATTCAGAAAAGTAGAGAACTGCAACCAAGTTGTCAAGATTGGTAAACAATTGAAGTTTTCCCTTGTAAATATTGCTGGGACTGATATTGTTCAAGGGAACAAGAAATTGATATTGG CTTATTTGTGGCAACTGATGCGATACAACATGCTTCAACTTCTAAAGTTGCTGAGATTCCATTCCCATGGTAAGGAGCTTACAGATGCAGACATTTTAGAGTGGGCTaactccaaagtgaagatgtcAGGAAGCCAGAGACATATGGCTAGTTTTAAG GATAAGGGTTTGTCAAACAGCATTTTCTTCCTTGAGCTACTAAGTGCTGTAGAGCCTCGAGCTGTTAACTGGAGTCTTGTTACGAAAGGAGAAACCG AGGAGGAGAAAAGGATGAATGCTACTTACATTATAAGTATTGCAAGGAAGCTTGGCTGTTCAATCTTTTTACTTCCTGAAGACGTAACTGAG GTAAATCAAAAGATGATTCTTACATTGACAGCAAGTATCATGTATTGGTTCTTGAAACAACGAATAGAAGAAAGGCCATGTGGAGCTTCAGATACCGAGAGTGGTAGCCAATCAGAGACAACCTCAAACTCGACAATCGATGACACTGCTTCCGAATCTTCAACAGATTGA